The proteins below come from a single Ailuropoda melanoleuca isolate Jingjing chromosome 1, ASM200744v2, whole genome shotgun sequence genomic window:
- the IL6 gene encoding interleukin-6 precursor (The RefSeq protein has 1 substitution compared to this genomic sequence) gives MNSLSTSAFSPVAFSLGLLLVMATALPTPGHLGRDSKDEATSNRPPLISADKMEIIKYILGRISALKKEMCDKYNKCEDSKEALAENNLHLPKLAKKDGCFQSGFNQDTCLTRIATGLLEFQVHLKYLQANYEGDKENANSVYFSTKVLLQMLMEKVKNQDEVTTPDPTTDTGLQAILKSQDKWLKQTTIHLILRNLEDFLQFSLRAVRVM, from the exons ATGAACTCCCTCTCCACAA GCGCCTTCAGTCCAGTTGCCTTCTCCCTGGGGCTGCTCCTGGTGATGGCTACTGCTCTCCCTACCCCGGGACACCTGGGAAGAGATTCCAAAGATGAGGCCACCTCAAATAGACCACCACTCATCTCTGCAGACAAAATGGAAATCATTAAATACATCCTCGGCAGAATCTCTGCACTGAAAAAGGAG ATGTGTGACAAGTATAACAAGTGTGAAGACAGCAAGGAGGCACTGGCAGAAAATAACTTACATCTTCCAAAACTGGCAGAAAAGGACGGATGCTTCCAATCTGGGTTCAATCAG GACACCTGCCTGACAAGAATCGCTACCGGTCTTCTGGAGTTTCAGGTACACCTGAAATACCTCCAGGCCAACTATGAAGGTGATAAGGAAAATGCCAACTCTGTGTACTTCAGTACCAAAGTCCTGCTCCAGATGCTGATGGAAAAG GTAAAGAATCAGGATGAAGTGACCACCCCCGACCCCACCACAGACACCGGCCTGCAGGCTATCCTGAAGTCGCAGGACAAGTGGCTGAAGCAAACAACAATTCACCTCATCCTGCGGAACCTTGAGGATTTCCTGCAGTTCAGCCTGAGGGCTGTGCGGGTCATGTAG